A genomic window from Polaribacter gangjinensis includes:
- a CDS encoding DUF420 domain-containing protein, which produces MSNLAQEQKYKKLITALSIVIPIAVAALFSINLKRLGFNVASLSFLPPIYATINGITAITLIAAVMAIKKGNRKLHEQLNTFAIACSLAFLLMYIAYHITSDSTKFGGEGVIKYVYYFILISHILLSIIIIPLVLTTYMYAKLGDFKRHKKIAKKTFPLWLYVAITGVVIYVMISPYYVH; this is translated from the coding sequence ATGAGTAATTTAGCACAAGAACAAAAATACAAGAAACTGATTACAGCATTATCAATTGTAATTCCGATTGCAGTTGCTGCTTTGTTTAGTATCAATTTAAAAAGATTGGGCTTTAATGTAGCGTCTTTATCTTTTTTACCACCTATTTATGCAACTATAAATGGCATTACTGCCATCACATTAATTGCTGCAGTTATGGCTATCAAAAAGGGCAATAGAAAATTACATGAACAATTAAATACATTTGCTATTGCTTGTTCACTAGCCTTTTTATTGATGTACATTGCGTATCACATCACTTCTGATTCTACAAAATTTGGGGGTGAAGGTGTAATCAAATATGTCTATTATTTTATTTTAATATCACATATTTTGTTGTCTATCATTATTATTCCTTTGGTGCTTACCACTTATATGTATGCTAAATTGGGTGATTTTAAAAGGCATAAGAAAATTGCAAAAAAAACATTTCCATTATGGTTATATGTGGCAATTACAGGTGTTGTTATTTATGTTATGATTTCTCCGTATTATGTTCACTAA
- a CDS encoding toxin-antitoxin system YwqK family antitoxin, translating to MKTMITICMLGLVTLGFSQEKQPTFSAEGDLVKATYYYEDGSIKTQGFFKDKKLTGEWVRFDKSGNKVQLAYYKEGKKVGKWFVWADESLKEINYQDNAIASVNVWKNESKVAFSNK from the coding sequence ATGAAAACAATGATCACAATTTGTATGCTAGGTTTGGTAACTTTAGGATTTTCTCAAGAAAAACAACCAACTTTTAGTGCTGAAGGAGACTTAGTGAAAGCGACTTATTATTACGAAGATGGTTCTATTAAAACACAAGGTTTTTTCAAGGATAAAAAATTAACTGGAGAGTGGGTTCGTTTCGATAAATCCGGAAACAAAGTTCAGTTAGCATACTACAAAGAAGGAAAAAAAGTAGGTAAATGGTTTGTTTGGGCAGATGAATCTCTTAAAGAAATTAACTACCAAGACAATGCAATTGCATCAGTGAATGTTTGGAAAAATGAATCTAAAGTTGCTTTCAGTAATAAGTAA
- a CDS encoding cytochrome c oxidase subunit 3 yields MEANIAIPSDSKETWSGGGVRPFGASYGKMMMWFFILSDALTFSGFLAAYGLTRFKFIDSWPIADEVFTHIPFIHGDYPMYYVAFMTFVLIFSSVTMVLAVDAGHQMKKNKVTWYLFATIIGGLIFVGSQAWEWNTFINGTYGAIKTSDDKILQFVKDGKQVGFADFVVGDRGDERVTHTKKNGLWFVSGQAVPEYSVNQVIASYKADPSVQIKSELIDADKKQKVVLSREKGLEELLKGTKIVEGANLEVNEYGNTIFANFFFFITGFHGFHVFSGILINIIIFFNVILGTYEKRGSYEMVEKVGLYWHFVDLVWVFVFTFFYLV; encoded by the coding sequence ATGGAAGCAAATATTGCTATACCTTCTGACAGTAAAGAAACTTGGAGTGGTGGTGGAGTTAGACCATTTGGCGCAAGTTATGGTAAAATGATGATGTGGTTTTTTATCCTTTCAGATGCATTGACATTCTCAGGATTCTTAGCTGCATACGGTTTAACACGTTTCAAGTTTATTGATTCTTGGCCAATTGCTGATGAGGTTTTTACACACATTCCTTTTATTCACGGTGATTATCCAATGTATTATGTAGCTTTTATGACATTTGTACTGATTTTTTCATCAGTAACAATGGTATTGGCTGTTGATGCAGGTCATCAAATGAAAAAGAATAAAGTAACTTGGTATTTATTTGCAACAATCATTGGAGGTTTAATTTTCGTTGGATCACAAGCATGGGAATGGAATACCTTTATCAATGGTACTTACGGAGCAATAAAAACTTCAGATGATAAAATTTTACAATTTGTAAAAGATGGCAAACAAGTAGGTTTTGCTGATTTTGTAGTAGGTGATAGAGGTGATGAAAGAGTAACTCATACTAAGAAAAACGGTTTGTGGTTTGTAAGTGGACAAGCAGTACCTGAGTATTCTGTAAATCAAGTTATCGCATCTTACAAAGCAGATCCATCAGTTCAAATTAAAAGTGAATTGATTGATGCAGATAAAAAACAAAAAGTAGTTTTATCTCGCGAAAAAGGGTTAGAAGAATTGTTAAAAGGTACTAAAATTGTAGAAGGAGCAAACCTAGAAGTTAATGAATACGGAAATACGATTTTTGCCAACTTCTTTTTCTTCATTACAGGTTTCCACGGATTCCACGTTTTTTCGGGAATCTTAATCAATATTATCATTTTCTTCAACGTAATTTTAGGTACTTACGAGAAAAGAGGAAGTTATGAAATGGTTGAAAAAGTAGGATTGTATTGGCACTTCGTAGATTTAGTTTGGGTTTTTGTATTCACATTCTTCTACTTGGTATAA
- a CDS encoding cytochrome C oxidase subunit IV family protein, producing the protein MAHAHESNVKRIWNVFFILSVITIVEVFLGIYKPAVLHLTNFLGTSPLNWIFIILTLAKAYGITWAFMHMEGEKKWFRRSIVWTAVFLICYLVTLLLIEGGYLFDTLGPLVQW; encoded by the coding sequence ATGGCACACGCACACGAATCAAATGTAAAAAGAATATGGAATGTATTCTTTATATTGTCTGTTATCACAATTGTTGAAGTTTTTTTAGGTATATATAAGCCAGCAGTTCTTCACCTAACTAATTTTTTAGGTACTAGCCCATTAAACTGGATTTTCATCATTTTAACTTTGGCAAAAGCTTACGGAATTACTTGGGCTTTTATGCACATGGAAGGTGAAAAAAAATGGTTTAGAAGATCGATTGTTTGGACAGCAGTTTTCTTAATCTGCTATTTAGTAACCTTACTTTTAATAGAAGGTGGTTATTTATTTGATACACTTGGGCCATTGGTTCAATGGTAA
- a CDS encoding SCO family protein — MSKRNYSYIGISFIILLFGIYAIPKIVQRFQKSDLEKFGKVPDFSFINQEGNTISNKTYDGKVYVVEFFFSTCPTICPIMNQKMLVLQDAFFGNPEFGIASISITPEIDTPEILKEYAKNNGITHKNWHLLTGKSEEVVYALSNNGFKLYAGKGEEDHGGFEHSGLFALVDKNGFIRSRKDEFGNPLMYYRALEEHGFPNQIKELTEDIKKLLNE, encoded by the coding sequence ATGAGTAAAAGAAACTATTCTTACATTGGCATTTCATTCATCATTTTATTATTTGGCATTTATGCGATTCCAAAAATTGTACAGCGTTTTCAAAAATCGGATTTAGAAAAGTTTGGAAAAGTACCCGATTTTAGTTTTATCAATCAAGAAGGAAATACAATTTCCAATAAAACCTATGATGGAAAAGTGTATGTTGTGGAATTTTTCTTTTCTACTTGTCCTACAATTTGTCCAATCATGAACCAAAAAATGTTGGTTTTACAAGATGCTTTTTTTGGAAATCCAGAGTTCGGAATTGCATCTATATCTATAACTCCAGAAATTGATACTCCAGAAATATTGAAAGAGTATGCAAAAAACAACGGAATAACACACAAAAATTGGCATTTACTCACAGGAAAATCAGAAGAGGTGGTGTATGCTTTATCCAATAATGGGTTTAAATTATACGCCGGAAAAGGAGAAGAAGATCATGGAGGTTTTGAACATTCAGGATTATTTGCTTTAGTAGATAAAAACGGATTTATTCGCTCTAGAAAAGATGAATTTGGCAATCCATTAATGTACTATAGAGCCCTTGAAGAACACGGTTTTCCGAATCAAATTAAAGAATTAACAGAAGATATTAAAAAATTATTAAATGAGTAA
- the gcvH gene encoding glycine cleavage system protein GcvH, with product MNIPSNLKYTKDHEWIKIDGETATVGITDFAQGELGDIVYVDVDTLDDTVEEGAVFGSVEAVKTVSDLFMPLTGEVIEFNEALEDEPELVNSDPYGKGWMIKVAIADSSQIENLLDAEAYQKLIKG from the coding sequence ATGAATATACCAAGTAACTTAAAGTACACAAAAGATCACGAGTGGATTAAAATTGATGGCGAAACTGCAACTGTAGGAATTACTGATTTTGCACAAGGAGAATTAGGAGACATCGTTTATGTTGATGTAGATACCTTAGATGATACCGTTGAAGAAGGTGCCGTTTTTGGATCTGTTGAAGCTGTAAAAACAGTTTCTGATTTATTTATGCCATTAACAGGAGAAGTAATTGAATTTAATGAAGCATTAGAAGACGAGCCAGAATTGGTAAATTCAGACCCATATGGAAAAGGATGGATGATAAAAGTTGCCATTGCTGATAGCTCACAAATAGAAAATTTATTAGATGCTGAGGCGTATCAAAAACTTATTAAAGGATAA
- a CDS encoding TolC family protein translates to MKLKLTFCIAILSVATTFSQKLWTLRECVDRALEKNITIQQNKLNLESAKKDVDIAKGNFLPNLNASTGGNFNFGTGFSPVTNTRVATSFFGGSINMSSGITIFNGFRNTNTYKQAQLGLESSKLDLQKIENDISLFVVNGYLNVLFAKENLTVAKVQYEISKTQIEAAESRFKSGVIPKGDLLNVESTAATNLQTLIAQENALDLALLNLAQLLQIPAEGFDVSPVDVGTPSAELLYKTSTSVYEKSLDRMPEIARAKLAIDNAALTIEISKAAFLPSISAQIGLSTNYGFNLNLPAGFSNTPLADQLGDNFGYGFGVNMNIPIFNRFQTKNRVSQSVINKEIFETRLESEKLALQQTIEQAFLDVKTALKTYEAAKISLASQQEAFKNAQERYNFGSMTLFDFDQVRTRLVNAEATLIRSKYDYVFKTKVLQFYSGDLTLD, encoded by the coding sequence TTGAAATTAAAACTCACTTTTTGTATTGCTATTTTATCGGTAGCAACTACATTTTCCCAAAAATTATGGACATTAAGAGAGTGCGTAGATCGTGCTTTAGAAAAAAACATCACTATTCAGCAAAACAAATTAAACCTTGAATCTGCCAAAAAAGATGTTGATATTGCCAAAGGAAATTTTCTACCTAATTTAAATGCAAGTACAGGTGGTAATTTTAACTTCGGAACTGGTTTTAGTCCTGTTACAAATACTCGTGTTGCTACAAGTTTCTTTGGAGGTTCTATAAATATGAGTTCTGGAATTACCATTTTTAATGGTTTTAGAAATACAAATACCTACAAGCAAGCACAATTAGGATTAGAATCAAGCAAATTAGATTTACAAAAAATTGAAAACGATATTTCACTATTTGTTGTAAATGGGTACTTAAATGTTTTATTTGCAAAAGAGAATTTAACAGTTGCTAAGGTGCAGTACGAAATTAGTAAAACTCAAATTGAGGCTGCTGAGAGTCGTTTTAAATCTGGCGTAATTCCTAAAGGAGATTTGTTAAATGTTGAATCTACTGCTGCTACAAATTTACAAACCTTAATTGCTCAAGAAAATGCTTTAGACTTAGCACTCTTAAATTTAGCTCAATTATTGCAAATTCCTGCTGAAGGGTTTGATGTTTCTCCAGTTGATGTTGGCACACCTTCTGCTGAGTTACTTTACAAAACTTCTACTTCAGTTTATGAGAAATCTTTAGATAGAATGCCCGAAATTGCAAGAGCAAAATTAGCGATAGATAATGCCGCATTAACTATTGAAATTTCGAAAGCTGCTTTTTTACCTTCCATTTCTGCTCAAATAGGATTGTCAACCAATTATGGTTTTAATTTAAATTTACCAGCCGGATTTTCAAACACACCACTAGCAGATCAGCTTGGTGATAACTTTGGATACGGTTTTGGCGTTAATATGAATATTCCAATTTTCAACCGTTTTCAAACTAAAAATAGAGTTTCTCAGTCTGTTATCAATAAAGAAATTTTTGAAACACGTTTAGAAAGTGAAAAATTAGCATTACAACAAACTATTGAACAAGCCTTTTTGGATGTAAAAACTGCTTTAAAAACCTATGAAGCTGCAAAAATTTCTCTTGCATCGCAACAAGAAGCATTTAAAAATGCCCAAGAAAGATACAACTTTGGATCAATGACATTGTTTGATTTTGATCAGGTTAGAACACGTTTAGTAAATGCTGAGGCAACTCTAATTCGTTCTAAATACGATTATGTTTTTAAAACAAAAGTGTTACAATTTTATTCAGGCGATTTAACGTTAGATTAA
- a CDS encoding energy transducer TonB, protein MEIKKSPKSNLENFSKIFMQIGLVLALFVTYVAIEQKTYDKVYGDLGTVNMNAEMEEEIPITERVEPDQPKTPPPPTPDKIEIVEDKKEIEETVIESTETDETKKVVVSEIVEVKEVEEVVEDVNFMIIEDVPTFPGCSGNNEERKACFSQMVQKHFVRKFNADLPNELGLSPGKKKVFIGFKIDKNGNIVDIQVKAPHPKIKDEVDKVMEQLPKMKPGKQRGKPVGVKYSIPFTLVVE, encoded by the coding sequence ATGGAAATCAAAAAAAGTCCAAAATCGAATTTAGAAAATTTCAGCAAAATTTTTATGCAGATTGGTTTGGTGCTGGCATTATTTGTTACCTACGTAGCAATTGAACAAAAAACATATGACAAAGTCTATGGTGATTTAGGGACTGTCAATATGAATGCAGAAATGGAAGAAGAAATTCCAATTACAGAAAGAGTTGAACCAGATCAACCAAAAACTCCACCACCACCAACTCCAGATAAAATCGAAATTGTTGAGGATAAAAAGGAAATTGAAGAAACAGTAATTGAATCAACAGAAACTGATGAGACAAAGAAAGTAGTAGTTTCAGAAATCGTTGAAGTTAAAGAAGTTGAGGAAGTAGTAGAAGACGTAAACTTCATGATTATAGAAGATGTACCTACTTTTCCAGGTTGTTCAGGAAATAACGAAGAAAGAAAAGCTTGTTTTAGCCAAATGGTACAAAAACACTTTGTTAGAAAATTCAATGCTGATTTACCCAATGAGTTAGGTTTATCTCCAGGTAAGAAAAAAGTATTTATTGGATTTAAAATTGACAAAAACGGAAATATTGTTGATATTCAAGTGAAAGCTCCGCATCCAAAAATTAAGGATGAAGTTGATAAAGTAATGGAGCAATTGCCTAAAATGAAACCAGGAAAACAACGTGGAAAACCAGTAGGTGTTAAATATAGTATCCCATTTACTTTGGTTGTAGAATAA
- a CDS encoding DUF1304 domain-containing protein, with the protein MNTYHFLSIGLVAIIHSYIMHIEMVLWTTEKGIKIFGLKSKQFAEETKVLAANQGLYNGFLAVGLFWSVLLKNKEIALFFLSCVLIAGIYGAFSTKKIKIFYIQSIPAIIAILICVFL; encoded by the coding sequence ATGAATACCTATCATTTTTTATCAATCGGACTTGTTGCCATCATACATTCTTATATTATGCACATAGAAATGGTATTGTGGACAACAGAAAAAGGAATAAAAATATTTGGTTTAAAAAGTAAACAATTTGCTGAAGAAACTAAGGTTTTAGCTGCAAATCAAGGCTTATATAATGGTTTTTTGGCTGTAGGGTTATTTTGGTCTGTGTTACTAAAAAATAAAGAAATTGCACTCTTCTTTTTGAGTTGTGTTTTAATAGCAGGAATTTACGGAGCCTTTTCCACAAAAAAAATCAAAATCTTTTACATTCAGTCTATTCCTGCAATTATTGCAATCTTAATTTGCGTATTTTTATAA
- a CDS encoding mechanosensitive ion channel family protein encodes MVDYLQKTKDLLFEFAPSVITALLILIIGLFLIKLVLNSTKKVMKKRNVDVTLQKFSLNLVSWILKILLFITVISKLGIATTSFAAIIAAAGLAIGLALQGSLGNFAGGVLIMIFKPFKIGDLIEAQGEMGVVKEIEIFTTKLTGLSNKEIIIPNGSLSNGNIVNYSTEGTRRVDLVIGVSYDADIKKTKEILMDVVTSHPKVLQDPAPLVAVLALADSSVNFAVRPWCNSEDYWTVYFDITEKAKLALDEAGIEIPYPHRVVVTK; translated from the coding sequence ATGGTAGATTATTTACAAAAAACAAAAGACTTACTTTTCGAATTTGCACCAAGTGTTATCACTGCATTGTTAATTTTAATTATAGGGTTATTCCTAATAAAATTAGTACTTAATTCGACAAAAAAAGTAATGAAAAAAAGAAATGTGGATGTCACATTGCAAAAATTTTCCTTAAACTTAGTCAGTTGGATATTAAAAATACTTTTATTCATTACTGTCATCTCTAAATTAGGAATTGCTACAACTTCATTTGCAGCAATTATTGCAGCTGCTGGTTTGGCAATAGGCTTAGCATTGCAGGGTTCACTAGGAAATTTTGCAGGAGGAGTTTTAATTATGATTTTTAAACCCTTTAAAATTGGAGATTTGATTGAAGCGCAAGGCGAAATGGGTGTTGTGAAAGAAATAGAAATATTCACCACTAAATTAACTGGACTATCAAATAAAGAAATTATCATTCCAAATGGTTCATTATCCAATGGAAATATTGTCAATTATTCAACAGAAGGCACAAGACGTGTTGATTTGGTTATTGGAGTTTCATATGATGCTGACATTAAAAAAACAAAAGAAATTTTAATGGATGTAGTAACATCACATCCAAAGGTTTTGCAAGATCCTGCGCCATTAGTTGCTGTTTTAGCGTTGGCAGATAGTTCTGTAAATTTTGCTGTAAGGCCTTGGTGCAATTCTGAAGATTATTGGACAGTTTATTTTGATATTACTGAAAAAGCAAAATTAGCGCTAGATGAAGCTGGTATTGAAATTCCATATCCTCACAGAGTGGTTGTCACGAAATAA
- a CDS encoding VanZ family protein codes for MLRRIKNLLKDKLLLIAIVITIVVLGLSLIKMPETGVTVANIDKVYHSFAYFTLTIVWLLSFYKTPQKKHLVTLSCIFFGIIIEVLQTVLTNYRTGDILDVFANSLGSLLALFVFSMIFKKKQIN; via the coding sequence ATGCTGAGGCGTATCAAAAACTTATTAAAGGATAAATTACTTTTAATTGCAATTGTAATTACAATTGTTGTTTTAGGATTAAGTCTCATAAAAATGCCAGAAACTGGAGTGACAGTTGCAAATATTGATAAAGTATATCATAGTTTTGCATACTTTACATTAACCATAGTTTGGCTACTGAGTTTTTATAAAACTCCACAAAAAAAACACCTAGTTACGCTGAGTTGTATTTTTTTTGGCATTATTATTGAAGTTTTACAAACAGTGTTAACTAATTACAGAACTGGTGATATTTTAGATGTTTTCGCAAATTCACTAGGAAGTTTGTTAGCTCTTTTTGTATTTAGCATGATTTTTAAAAAAAAACAGATTAATTAA
- the tsaB gene encoding tRNA (adenosine(37)-N6)-threonylcarbamoyltransferase complex dimerization subunit type 1 TsaB — translation MATILNIETATKNCSVSISIDGEIIALKEFNDGNYSHAEVLHSFIIDIVKEANIRLNDLDAIAVSKGPGSYTGLRIGVSAAKGFCFALEKPLIAVDTLTSLAHAISIEEGIIIPLLDARRMEVYAAIFDNKYQQIREISAEIIDESSFSEYLNHQKVYFLGDGALKCKEIIKHENAFFIDAVDPSSKEIGKLAFEKYQKSDFENVAYFEPFYLKDFIVIPEKKKNFIS, via the coding sequence TTGGCAACGATATTAAATATTGAAACAGCAACTAAAAACTGCTCTGTTAGCATCTCAATAGACGGAGAAATTATTGCATTAAAAGAATTTAATGACGGGAATTATTCTCATGCAGAAGTATTGCATTCATTTATTATTGACATTGTGAAGGAAGCCAACATCAGATTAAATGATTTAGACGCAATAGCAGTGAGTAAAGGTCCAGGTTCCTACACAGGATTACGAATTGGAGTTTCAGCTGCAAAAGGGTTTTGTTTTGCTTTAGAAAAACCTTTAATTGCTGTTGACACATTAACTTCATTAGCTCATGCAATTTCGATTGAAGAGGGAATTATTATCCCATTATTAGATGCTAGAAGAATGGAAGTTTATGCAGCTATTTTTGATAATAAGTATCAACAAATAAGAGAGATTAGTGCTGAAATTATTGATGAAAGTTCTTTTTCTGAATATCTAAATCATCAAAAAGTTTATTTTTTGGGTGATGGTGCTTTGAAGTGTAAAGAAATCATTAAACATGAAAATGCCTTTTTTATTGATGCTGTTGATCCTTCATCAAAAGAGATAGGAAAATTGGCATTTGAAAAATACCAAAAAAGCGACTTTGAAAATGTCGCTTATTTTGAACCTTTTTACCTGAAAGATTTTATTGTTATTCCTGAAAAGAAAAAGAATTTTATTTCGTGA